A segment of the Amia ocellicauda isolate fAmiCal2 chromosome 5, fAmiCal2.hap1, whole genome shotgun sequence genome:
GTGGGCAGGTAGTTCATGACAGCTATATGGATGAAACTCTGGGCATCATTGATGACACTCAGAATGGCCTGCAGGTCCTGAGTTCGCCCATCTGCGCACAGGGCAGGAGGGGCACTCTGAAACACAAAGTAGGAAAATTGATCATCAATTCTACCCCGAGCGCAGAGGTGGAACTGCTGAACATTGCAAGCACAGAACATTGTAAAGATCACACTTAAATCGTGCATTTTATAAAGACTGTAGgctaaaccaaatcaaaactttgacctacctgggATTCGTAAAGTAAAAACCTGTACCCTAGTGCGTTTTTatgtattgttagaagccactttcaCCTACTAATAAATCAAAAGGCGATAGGGTACAAGTCTGTGATTTACATTTCGTggctcaaagttttgatttggtctagcatTCAGAAGCATTTAATTATAAACTTCAAAGCAGGCAGTGTGTTTGGCAAAGGCAATGATTTAAGGAACATTTGGAGcaaatgctaaaaaaaaaaaaaatccctgcaCTGGAATCCCACAATGTAGAGTCTGTATTTATCCAATTGCTTTCTTCATAATGAATGGGTACACGTCGACAAATACTCAATAATTGTCTTATATTCTGATACTGACACATTTGCAATAGCAGGAAGAGAAAATAGTGTTTCATCACCAAAATGTGGCTTCCTGTCACTTTCACGCCCTCCTCAAGTTGATTCGTTTAACCAGATATTCTACCAGAAACATATTTCAATAACTGCACATTATGttcatctacagtgagggaaaaaaagtatttgatcccctgctgattttgttcgtttgcccactgacaaagaaatgatcagtctataattttaatggtaggtgtattttaacagtgagtgacagaataacaaaaaaatccagaaaaacgcatttcaaaaaagttatacattgatttgcatgttaatgagggaaataagtatttgatcccctatcaatcaccaagatttctggctcccaggtgtcttttatacaggtaacgagctgagattagaagcactctcttaaagggagtcctcctaatctcagctcgttacctgtataaaagacacctgtccacagaagcaatcaatcaatcagattccaaaccctccaccatggccaagaccaaagagctgtccaaggatgtcagggacaagattgtagacctacacaaggctggaatgggctacaagaccatcgccaagcagcttggtgagaaggtgacaacagttggtgcaattattcgcaaatggaagaaacacaaaataactgtcagcctccctcggtctggggctccatgcaagatctcacctcgtgaagtttcaatgatcatgagaacggtgaggaatcagaccagaactacacgggaggatcttgttaatgatctcaaggcagctgggaccatagtcaccaagaaaccaattggtaacacactacgccgtgaaggactgaaatcctgcagcgcccgcaaggtccgcctgctcaagaaagcacatgtacaggcccgtctgaagtttgccaacatctgaatgattcagaggagaactgggtgaaagtgttgtggtcagatgagaccaaaatcaagctctttggcatcaactcaactcgccgtgtttggaggaggaggaatgaccccaagaacaccatccccaccgtcaaacatggaggtggaaacattatgctttgggggtgtttttctgctaaggggacaggacaactgcaccgcatcaaagggacgatggacggggccatgtaccgtcaaatcttgggtgagaacctccttccctcagccagggcattgaaaatgggtcggacccaaaacacacagccaaggcaacaaaggagtggctcaagaagaagcacattaaggtcctggagtggcctagccagtctccagaccttcatCCCATAGaacatctgtggagggagctgaaggttagagttgccaaacgtcagcctcgaaaccttaatgacttggagaggatctgcaaagaggagtgggacaaaatccctcctgagatgtgtgcaaacctggtggccaactacaagaaacgtctgacctctgtgattgccagcaagggttttgccaccaagtactaagtcaaagggatcaaatacttatttccctcattaacatgcaaatcaatttataacttttttgaaatgcgtttttctggatttttttgttgttattctgtctctcactgttaaaatacacctaccattaaaattatagactgatcatttctttgtcagtgggcaaacgtacaaaatcagcaggggatcaaatacttttttccctcaaatATGTTCTGCAGATTGCTCTATTGTTGAATTAGTGAGGTTACATTAAATGATCCACATTCTCCCTCTTTGAaagttttcaattaaaaaacgaGATCcagatttttaaaattttaaaaaatgtaatgagtggaaaaaataacaattaccgAGAGGTAGACATCTGAGGAGGTTCCGTTAAGCCCTACTTTCATGGGGGTGTCCTTATTGTAGGACGTGGAGAAGCTGCTTGGCCACTGGGAGGGGATGGTGGCCTCAGGCTGCCCTAGATACCAGTAGGCTTCAAAGATCTTGTCCAGGTCCTGAGCCAGGCAGCTGCAGTTGTACATGGCTACCCCCAGCTCCTTCACCTGCACACAGGATTCACAAGAGCATTAAAGCCCACCCACAAACACTTATTTCGGTTTCTCTACACACTGCAGACAATCCTACTATACTTTGGACACAAATAATATACCTGTAGTACCACAGCTAGATACATCTCCGTTTTTACAGGATGCAGGTTCTTGTCCAAAAGGCAACGCCAGGCATGAGAGAGTTCAAGCCAACTGGTTGATTATATATCCAGTACATTTGCTTGGAGCTGATGCTACAAACGCATGCATAGGTCTGTATTTGCAGGTGAGTGCTACACTTGAGTAGTGGGTAATGTAAGATATGCTAGAGTACAGCATATTTCTCTCAtgtttaatcatttaatttccCTATATGGTAGGGACTCATGTTACCAGCTGGAGTTCATTGGGTTTATGTCAACTTATGACCTTGAGCCTAAACACAAAAGAGGCCCATTGCCTGAAGTGCCAACTCAGCAAACCAACTAGCCCGAAATGACCTGATTCATTCTGAGCTCACGGTATAGAGGTGTACTAATACGACTGGTTGGGTTAATCCCTTTAAGTCTACAACCGAACAAAGAATCCGGGAGGTGTAAAGGTGAGAGATAAAGTCTAGTGCTAAAGAATGGCACCTGAAATTGACCTCAACTGGCTATAATCTGCAGAGAGGAATAGCCCGTTATCTCCTTTTCTGTGACTCAACAGAAGCTTTATATTGCATATTTTACTAATATAATCAAATTATATTATGTTCACATTAAATCTCTTCCAAGTAAATGATTTTTGCACACTTATTGAGATGATGGTGTGAGTGTACCCTGGTACGGTAACTGAAGTTAAACTGTAATGCAGACTGGCTGGAAATCATACGTGTGCAAATTCCTCTTCCAGTAAGGTTAGTCTCCCCATTCTTAAGGTATCCCTGGGGATGAAAGGTGCTATATAAATCCAagatacactgatcagccataacattatgatcacctgcctaatattgtgtaggtcccccttttgctgccaaaacagccctgacccgtcgtggcatggactccacctctgaaggtgtgctgtggtatctggcaccaagacattagcagcaggtcctttaagtcctgtaagttgcaaggtggggcatccatggatcggacttgtttgtccagcacatcccacagatgctcaattggattgagatctggggaaattggaggccaagtcaacaccttgaactcgtgattcatcagaccaggccaccttcttccattgctccattgCTCTTCTGATGCttcgtgcccattgtaggagctttcggcagtggacaggggtcagcatgggcaccctgactggtctgcggctacgcagcaccatacgcaacaaactgcgatgcactgtgtgttctgacacctttctatcactttttcagcaatctgagctatagaagctcgtctgttggatcggaccacacgggccagccttcgctccgcatgtgcatcaatgagccttggccacccatgaccctgtcgtcggttcaccgcttttccttccttggaccacgtttgataggtactgaccactgcagaccgggaacaccccacaagagctgcagttttggagatgctctgaccgtCGTCtatccatcacaatttggcccttgtcaaagtcgctcagatccttacgcttgcccatttttcctgcttctaacacatcaactttcacttgctgcctaatatatcccacccactgacaggtgccatgataacgagattatcagtgttattcacttcacctgtcagtggtcataatgttatggctgatcggtgtattactGTTATGGTTGAAAACGGGCTGATGGCATTGGACAGGTGACAGCGGGGAATTGTATTCACCTGTGTCAGTGATCTCCAGTCCATGTTGGCGCTCCCAATGTAGAAATGCTTCTTATCCACCACCCAGAATTTGGTATGCAGAATCCCAGTCGTCAGTTTCTTCATGTTCACTTTGCGCACGTCAGCACCTGCAAGACGTCCGCACGAAAATGACGCTCACTCAAGGTTGTTTAGGTCgagcaggactgtggctttgGTGTTTACTTTTTCCATGTAATATTGGAGACTTGGTTCGACAGGGAAATGGCACCTTCACTGTAACCTTGACCTTAGCCCAAATTAACAATTATTTCCCCTGAACAACAGAGCCCAAATCTAGCCAACCTAACAATGTGAACATACACCCAAATCTGTAACTGCATCTGCATCTGCAATCATTAAACCCACTAGAAACACAAAGCCATAGCTCAGTGGTTTTCAGCCCTGGTGCTTGTATTCTTCGGCActtcattaaattataatttcctaaatggacctttcaaatttaaattaatgcCAGTGGTTAACTGATTAAAGATAGGTCagtggtttatttaatttacagaGTACTCAGCTGGATCAAATCAAAAGGCATGAGGATACTTGTGGGGTTGACAACCTCTGCCTAATCCTTATGGAAGTAAATAGTTGACTTGGACATGTAACTCTAACCTGAAGTGTTATAAGATGCGTTACCTGCATTCATGAGTGCCTGAAGGTCATCCTGTGACTGGTGTTCCTGGGGAGTGTTTACAGCAACACGCACCGACACAGAGCTCTTGGCCAGTTCTAGCAGCTCCTGTAGGATCCTTTCTCCCTAACCACCatcacaacaacagcaaaatcaGGTGAGAATACTAAGGGCTCGTTCACACTAGAGGTTTGTTTCGTATTCAGTACAGTTCAGTTCGTTTGGGGATGAGTGTGAAAAACAAATTTCGATTGGCAAACAAACCAAACTGAAACGAGTGGAGACCACCGAAAGAGGTGGTCTCGTCTGTTTGGCAAAGAAATTAGATTTGGTTCGCTTGAAAAACTTGAATGCGACACTGGAAGGTCTTGGTTCTTTTGCAATCAGGAAACAAACTCCTGCTTTCACCCAATAACGTGTAGTTCTGAATGTCCAGCAGTACCAGCAAGTTAAGATAACATGCACGTTTATATGTATCTGTTCATTCACATATTGTTAATGGTAACATCAGTAATCTTAACATAATTGGATATTggggtatattcatcaagggtgtaACACCCAAGGTATTCCTgtcatttttttcaaaatgaaaaaattaTGTTTCATGTGTTATGCAAAGTAGcactatatttttaaagttatgGCACTAGCAGTAAAATATTCCTAGACGGATATTTAGGGGATGTTGCACTACTGTTGTATATTTTTAGGCAAAACATTCATCATGCAGCACTGATTACAATATTCACAAGTATAGTAGCCTATTGTTGTAttcaataactgcatacagtacGTTTAACAGTTGGATGCATTCACTATTCATTCTGCACACCGTAACGCACCCATAGGCCTATTATATGGTTGGTCAAATGTGTTTGGTGAACTAATGTATGTAGTTACTGTATTaccatatatatttgtttttgtacaggttatgctgccatttcttatatgcactaatcatggtaaaatgtaaatatcctgtGTTTTATCAATATAAAACGAAAgtagctcacttgattattgcaatatgcaCACAAGTGATCCGAGTTCTGCGAAAACACGGAAGTGAACCGTGAAATTCAGCACGAACAAACAAACTCAGCACTTTTGTACACAAGATAAGTGTGAACAGCATTTGTGAACAGTGTTACACAGCAAACAAACTGAACCAAGTTTGTTTGAAacaaactcaaatgtgaataGGGGGTAAAACCCCATGCATGCATGGCTAGCTCTCTTCCTGAAGACCTGCAGGGTTTCTATTTTTCACTCTAATTGAATAGTTGTGTAATTAATCATTAGTCCCATTTTGTGAGGAAATAGTTAGGCAGTGAATCCCCCTCAGGATAGTGCTTcataatatgcaaaaatatgtCACAAACCTTAACAATTTATACATAGACAATCCAGATGTGATTTCTGCACTTCaatcaaaatgttttgtgaTCCTGCTTGAGGCACAACAGCTATGATGGATTGTTTATTCTGACAGCTCTCCTGATTAGTTTTAGATAGTGACATCAAGACATGATTAATGCATCCCCACTTCCCCTTCCCCATTCTCCAGAAAAGCATTTCAGCACATTTTCACCTCTTCTGCTGAGGGCTCCTGGGTGCCTGTGTCATTGTTGGTGAGGGTCCAATAGAAAGAAGCGATGTCGAGGCTGCTCTGGGCCTCACCAATCAGGTTCATCCAGGCCTGGTAGATGGAGGGGTTGGTAGTGCTGGAGTTGAATTCCACTCCTTCCGGAATGCTCTCCACCAGCACAATCCTGTGGGAGAGAAGTCACATGACCTCAGATGAACCATTTCCTTATTTCCAGTGTGTCATTATATGCTGTGCTTTTGAGCAGTATTTCATTTTCTCCCTTTTGTTATCTGATCAAACTTTTAACTGCCTAGTCATCATCTAGTTTTAAGAACTAGTCACTAGTCAACTAGAACTTATTCTACCCTTTCAAAGCACTAGTTAACTTCTGTTCTATGCCTAGATGTGGTCACATGTcaccacacactgactgacaaattGCTTTCAATTCAGCTTTGTCACACAGCAAGGGATTATGGGATcatgttaaataaaatgtaactgtTCAGTTCTTGATAAGACCCTGCGCATGTTTTAGATAGTTTTGAGGATTAACAAATATATCAGATGTAGTGATGATAAGATGCATGCAAGTCCAACCACCCTGGTGTGAAGGTAATGTGAAACAGATTGATGTCTACAGatagaaagacagagacagaccagGCAAGTACACAGGGAGATCAGAGAAGTTAGAAGGGTGTATGTGTGTCGATAATCTTCGCCTACCTGCAGGAGTCTGTGCAGGACTGGTCCTTGGACAATGACACGGCATGACTGTGACTCTCCCACAAGGAGGTCAGCACAGGGAACAGCAGTAACTGGACGAACATCAAAACCAGCAGCACACTGGCCAGCCCAATGGACAGTAGGACACACCTGTAATACTGCACACAAACACCAGGGAGCGCTATAGGGTTGCAATgtcaaaacaacacattttgaaatgcgtaaatacagtgagggaaaaagtatttgatcccctgctgattttgtacgttttcccactgacaaagaaatgatcagtctataattttaatggtaggtgtattttaacagtgagagacagaataacaaaaaaaaaaaaaaaaaaacgcatttcaaaaaagttataaattgatttgcatgttaatgagggaaataagtatttgatcccctatcaatcaccaagatttctggttcccaggtgtcttttatacaggtaatgagctgagaataggagcactctcttaaagggagtgctcc
Coding sequences within it:
- the pld3 gene encoding 5'-3' exonuclease PLD3 isoform X1, giving the protein MKTPIKAGEMKTKMSPSVPYNQLVSLKIPREEMQSHSKALTYYRCVLLSIGLASVLLVLMFVQLLLFPVLTSLWESHSHAVSLSKDQSCTDSCRIVLVESIPEGVEFNSSTTNPSIYQAWMNLIGEAQSSLDIASFYWTLTNNDTGTQEPSAEEGERILQELLELAKSSVSVRVAVNTPQEHQSQDDLQALMNAGADVRKVNMKKLTTGILHTKFWVVDKKHFYIGSANMDWRSLTQVKELGVAMYNCSCLAQDLDKIFEAYWYLGQPEATIPSQWPSSFSTSYNKDTPMKVGLNGTSSDVYLSSAPPALCADGRTQDLQAILSVINDAQSFIHIAVMNYLPTMEFSQPRRYWSDIDGQLRRVAYERRIRVRLLISCWASSEPSMFPFLRSLAAVRDTKSKLDIQVKLFVVPANPRQRHIPYARVNHNKYMVTDKVAYIGTSNWSGDYFLHTAGSALVVNQTAAQSEETTVQEQLQAVFERDWDSQYTTQLNELIDIKQICQVK